A part of Drosophila ananassae strain 14024-0371.13 chromosome 2R, ASM1763931v2, whole genome shotgun sequence genomic DNA contains:
- the LOC116655801 gene encoding uncharacterized protein LOC116655801 produces MMQHSPRRSPRLNEGQDGRPVTQVDGSVLAPQASQAGGRGSEAPASSAQLAASGATRKPKVADLMDRIAELEKELERARSANMERTDPGMSSEVGVGQPPFAIGLTVPNATSLYPPSWSGPQTVPCSQNCTTRINHASPFCATGTTVPAHGFGLQNEVAGGTSVRAPSPGDGAWATSIGGTARWAPRKLPELPTFGGKPEDWPIFYCAFTETTQAYGCTDLENNQRLLKALKDDARETVKSLLIHPSNANAAVEQLRFRYGRPEQLIRSQLNSIRDVPAITEHNLGKLVAFATHVSNLKAFLQSAKAEQHLGNPMLMEELVAKLPISKRVDWARHAATIQPYPTIVDFSSWLMELANVVCLVADIDGREPRRRLLHASVDQEQDEQQESCRRNCPICEGLGQHAVRDCQRFIGATPTERWKLARRHRLCFMCLESGHMTGSCAASGECPVNGCRRKHHHLLHEENYEGFRRPPQRGGNWRGYNRQAAGPREGVQVNEGAASSVDASATPETNLSCVDEDRERLLFRVLPVTLYGGGKQVDTYALLDEGSSVTMVDNELVAELGVQGVRRQLNVQWFGGRATREPTNVVRLEISGAGKSSRHVLRNVYAISNLSLPMQSLHRRDIRSVNKDAQLPMKPYVNAVPKLLIGLDHGHLGLPLKTRRFASEGPYAAATELGWVVFGPVEGRRDTPSPRSCLLATSLDDNVERIVEDYFEIENFGVKAAPAAAASDDVRAQKILEDTTVRVGRRYQTGLLWKTDNIVLPRSYDMAYNRLVNIERKIKRDGQFAQEYSRIVNDYVDKGYARRLERQEIDSESDRTWYLPHFGVENPNKPGKIRLVFDAAARVGGVSLNSALSKGPQHYKALASILFHFREGAVGVCSDIKEMFHQVLIRPEDRCAQRFLWRDGNDQRDPDVYEMCVMTFGAACSPSAAHHVKTVNAKRFLDSDPRAVKAIVDYHYVDDYVDSFATESEAIEVSSRVKKIHAEGGFELCKFSSSSPTVERMLGPSDHAQSVGWGEAEQKILGMRWQPATDDFRFRVKYHKVAPVVSDGKRIATKREFLSMVMSTFDPLGFLCCLMITAKLLLREVWRRKISWDEPLPAEMYNAFMDWRKEMEKVERFRCPRHYFGSGLVKTVEMHVFVDASQSAFASVVYWRITYEDGDVQVRFVCAKTKCAPMRTMTIPRLELQAAVLGTRLMDTVRQDHSVAIAETVLWTDSKTVLRWIGSTHRRYKQFVGNRVAEILESTKVAQWRWLPSADNVADDATRAQRSVDLSEESRWLRGPAFLRRPAGSWPGTAPTDEADAEDEEEMPGEFVLVGASDPFISLERFSSYRRLLRTTAWVLRFIRRCRGQRDELENYGLNVAECEAAEDLLFRRAQREAFPDEVQAAEKDLDVAKGSDICGLAPYLDGNGILRAYGRIDAALCIPYSARRPVILSHRHGLTEMIVRDAHVRMKHQNVDATMAEIRTRFWITRLRRVLRSVISGCSECKLHRARPMPPIMGPLPDDRLDAYGWPFKSTGLDYFGPLLVTVARHQEKRWVTLFTCLTTRAIHLELAHDLSTDSCILAIRNFICRRGPVHRLRSDNGRNFVGADREAKRFAEIFEPERIQSELSSKGIEWIFNCPANPSEGGVWERMVQCVKRVLRHTVKEVAPKEHVLESFLIEAENIVNSRPLTHLPVSADQEAPLTPNDLLKGAACPPDTPGLDGGLVKEGATRKQWRVARMLRDRFWRRWVLEYLPTLTRREKWCRREKPIQRGDIVFVCDPAIPRRDWRKGVVEETFAGTDGEVRRARVRIMDGDRTRWIMRPASKLAALDLSEEVLHGGGDVAGRLSIVSI; encoded by the coding sequence ATGATGCAGCATTCGCCCAGAAGGAGTCCCCGATTAAACGAAGGACAGGATGGACGTCCCGTAACGCAAGTAGATGGCAGCGTTTTGGCCCCGCAAGCGTCGCAAGCCGGCGGCCGAGGCAGTGAAGCCCCGGCGTCATCAGCGCAGCTGGCAGCATCTGGAGCCACCAGGAAACCGAAGGTGGCCGACCTCATGGATAGGATCGCCGAGTTGGAGAAGGAGTTGGAACGCGCTCGCAGCGCTAATATGGAACGCACTGACCCCGGTATGTCGAGTGAGGTTGGGGTAGGTCAGCCGCCATTTGCAATCGGCCTGACCGTACCCAACGCAACAAGTCTTTATCCGCCATCCTGGAGCGGACCTCAAACGGTACCGTGTTCGCAGAACTGTACCACGAGGATAAATCACGCATCGCCATTTTGCGCTACCGGCACTACTGTTCCAGCGCATGGTTTCGGGCTGCAAAATGAAGTGGCCGGCGGAACGTCGGTACGTGCACCTTCCCCTGGAGACGGTGCTTGGGCGACGAGCATTGGAGGAACTGCACGCTGGGCGCCACGAAAGCTTCCTGAACTGCCTACGTTCGGAGGGAAGCCAGAGGACTGGCCCATTTTCTACTGCGCGTTTACGGAGACGACGCAAGCGTATGGTTGTACGGACTTGGAGAACAACCAAAGGCTACTGAAGGCGCTAAAGGACGACGCGCGTGAGACGGTGAAGTCATTGTTGATTCACCCCAGCAATGCGAATGCAGCGGTGGAGCAGCTGCGATTCAGATACGGCCGACCGGAGCAACTAATACGCAGCCAGCTCAACAGCATTCGAGATGTGCCTGCAATTACGGAGCACAACCTGGGAAAGCTCGTCGCATTCGCCACCCATGTCAGCAACCTCAAGGCTTTCCTACAATCAGCGAAGGCGGAGCAGCACCTGGGTAACCCTATGCTGATGGAAGAGCTTGTGGCCAAGCTCCCAATAAGCAAACGAGTGGACTGGGCAAGGCACGCTGCAACCATTCAGCCCTATCCGACGATTGTGGACTTCAGTTCGTGGTTGATGGAACTAGCCAACGTGGTCTGCTTGGTGGCGGACATTGATGGAAGGGAGCCAAGGCGTCGATTGCTTCATGCCAGCGTCGACCAAGAGCAGGACGAGCAACAGGAGAGCTGCCGCAGGAATTGTCCAATTTGTGAAGGCCTTGGACAACATGCAGTTCGGGACTGCCAACGATTCATTGGAGCCACACCTACAGAGAGATGGAAACTCGCAAGAAGACATCGCCTATGCTTCATGTGCTTGGAAAGTGGGCATATGACTGGATCCTGCGCTGCGTCAGGAGAGTGCCCCGTGAACGGATGCAGGAGGAAGCATCACCATCTTCTTCATGAGGAAAACTATGAAGGCTTCAGGAGACCGCCACAGCGAGGCGGCAATTGGAGAGGCTACAACCGGCAGGCAGCCGGACCGAGGGAAGGCGTCCAAGTGAACGAAGGAGCAGCCTCATCCGTGGATGCCTCTGCGACACCGGAGACAAATTTGAGCTGTGTCGACGAGGACCGAGAACGACTTCTGTTCCGTGTATTGCCGGTGACGCTATACGGAGGTGGGAAGCAGGTGGATACGTACGCTCTTCTCGATGAAGGTTCTTCGGTGACGATGGTCGACAACGAGCTGGTTGCAGAGCTAGGCGTACAAGGAGTACGTCGTCAGCTAAACGTTCAGTGGTTCGGAGGCAGGGCCACAAGAGAGCCTACTAACGTGGTACGTCTGGAGATCAGTGGAGCAGGCAAGTCCTCCCGACATGTGCTGAGGAACGTCTATGCCATTTCGAACTTGAGTCTGCCGATGCAGAGCCTGCACAGAAGGGATATTAGGAGCGTGAACAAGGACGCTCAATTACCTATGAAGCCCTACGTAAATGCAGTGCCGAAGCTGCTTATTGGTTTGGACCATGGGCATCTAGGACTGCCGTTGAAAACGAGGCGGTTTGCCAGCGAGGGACCGTACGCGGCCGCAACCGAACTAGGATGGGTTGTTTTTGGGCCTGTAGAAGGACGACGAGACACGCCATCACCGAGGTCTTGTCTGCTAGCCACGTCGTTGGATGATAACGTGGAACGGATCGTCGAGGACTACTTCGAGATCGAGAACTTCGGTGTGAAGGCGGCGCCAGCGGCCGCAGCCAGCGACGACGTGAGGGCTCAGAAGATCCTGGAGGACACAACGGTGCGAGTTGGCCGCCGATATCAGACGGGATTATTGTGGAAAACTGATAACATTGTGCTGCCACGTAGCTATGATATGGCGTACAATAGATTGGTCAACATAGAAAGGAAAATAAAGCGAGATGGGCAGTTCGCCCAAGAGTATTCACGGATTGTCAATGATTATGTCGACAAGGGATACGCTCGGCGTCTGGAACGGCAGGAGATCGATTCGGAAAGCGATAGAACATGGTACTTGCCGCATTTTGGAGTGGAGAATCCCAACAAGCCAGGGAAGATCCGATTAGTATTCGACGCAGCGGCACGAGTTGGAGGAGTATCGCTGAATTCTGCGCTGAGCAAGGGGCCGCAACACTATAAGGCCTTGGCATCTATCCTCTTCCATTTTAGGGAAGGTGCCGTCGGAGTCTGCAGCGACATAAAGGAGATGTTTCACCAGGTGCTGATCCGACCCGAGGATAGATGTGCGCAACGATTTCTGTGGAGAGATGGGAATGACCAACGGGACCCCGACGTCTACGAGATGTGCGTGATGACCTTTGGAGCAGCATGCTCACCGAGTGCGGCGCATCATGTGAAGACAGTGAATGCCAAGCGATTCCTGGATTCGGATCCCAGAGCAGTCAAGGCCATCGTGGACTACCACTACGTGGATGACTATGTGGACAGCTTCGCCACAGAGAGCGAGGCGATCGAAGTATCTAGCAGAGTGAAGAAGATACATGCGGAAGGCGGGTTTGAGCTTTGCAAGTTCTCGTCCAGTTCGCCTACAGTGGAGAGGATGCTTGGACCCAGTGATCACGCCCAGAGTGTTGGATGGGGTGAGGCCGAGCAAAAGATTTTGGGAATGCGGTGGCAGCCAGCCACGGACGACTTCAGGTTTCGAGTGAAGTACCACAAAGTCGCCCCCGTCGTGTCCGATGGGAAGAGAATTGCCACGAAAAGGGAATTCTTGAGCATGGTCATGTCAACGTTTGACCCCTTGGGATTCCTGTGTTGTCTAATGATAACAGCGAAGTTATTGCTGCGAGAGGTCTGGAGGAGGAAGATCTCATGGGATGAACCACTACCGGCTGAGATGTACAACGCCTTTATGGACTGGCGCAAAGAGATGGAGAAAGTGGAACGTTTTCGGTGCCCACGTCACTACTTTGGATCCGGGCTGGTGAAGACTGTCGAGATGCACGTATTTGTGGATGCGAGTCAGTCGGCATTCGCATCAGTGGTCTACTGGAGGATCACGTACGAGGACGGCGACGTGCAAGTGAGGTTCGTGTGCGCAAAGACGAAGTGTGCACCGATGCGAACGATGACGATTCCACGATTGGAGCTGCAGGCAGCAGTTCTAGGAACGAGGTTGATGGACACCGTCAGACAGGACCATAGTGTGGCCATTGCAGAGACTGTGCTATGGACGGATTCGAAGACAGTGCTGCGTTGGATTGGCAGCACACACCGGCGCTACAAGCAGTTCGTAGGGAACAGAGTGGCCGAGATTCTGGAGTCGACGAAGGTGGCCCAATGGAGATGGCTACCATCCGCCGACAACGTGGCAGATGATGCAACTCGAGCGCAACGCAGCGTGGACCTAAGCGAGGAGTCACGCTGGTTAAGAGGACCGGCGTTCCTGAGGAGACCAGCGGGCAGCTGGCCAGGAACTGCACCCACCGACGAAGCGGATGCAGAAGACGAAGAGGAGATGCCGGGTGAGTTCGTGCTTGTTGGAGCGAGTGACCCGTTCATATCGCTGGAGAGGTTCTCAAGCTATAGGCGATTGCTGAGGACTACGGCTTGGGTCCTAAGGTTCATACGTCGATGCCGTGGACAACGAGATGAGCTGGAGAACTACGGCCTCAATGTAGCTGAGTGTGAAGCAGCTGAGGACTTGTTATTCCGTAGAGCCCAACGTGAGGCGTTCCCCGATGAGGTGCAAGCCGCAGAGAAGGACTTGGACGTCGCTAAAGGAAGCGACATATGTGGACTGGCGCCATACCTAGATGGCAACGGAATCCTGCGAGCGTATGGCAGGATCGATGCGGCGCTATGTATTCCATACAGCGCCAGGAGGCCAGTGATCCTCTCCCACCGGCATGGTCTCACGGAGATGATTGTGCGCGACGCCCACGTGAGGATGAAGCATCAAAACGTGGATGCTACGATGGCGGAGATCCGGACCAGGTTCTGGATTACGAGACTGCGGAGAGTGCTTCGTAGTGTGATCTCGGGATGCAGCGAGTGTAAGCTGCACAGAGCACGGCCGATGCCGCCGATTATGGGACCCCTGCCAGATGATCGTTTGGACGCCTATGGCTGGCCGTTTAAGAGCACAGGCCTCGACTACTTTGGGCCGCTGTTAGTGACCGTTGCTCGGCACCAGGAGAAGCGGTGGGTGACCTTGTTCACGTGCCTGACGACCAGGGCGATTCATCTGGAACTGGCACATGACCTGTCGACTGATTCCTGCATACTTGCAATCAGGAATTTCATCTGCCGTCGAGGGCCTGTACATAGACTGCGCAGCGACAATGGCAGGAACTTCGTTGGAGCAGACAGAGAGGCCAAGAGATTTGCGGAGATCTTCGAACCCGAGAGGATCCAGTCGGAGCTGTCAAGCAAGGGAATTGAGTGGATCTTCAACTGCCCAGCGAACCCATCAGAGGGTGGAGTCTGGGAGCGAATGGTGCAGTGCGTGAAGAGGGTGCTACGCCACACAGTGAAGGAAGTGGCGCCGAAGGAGCACGTCCTGGAGAGTTTCCTAATAGAGGCGGAGAACATCGTTAATTCTCGTCCGCTCACCCATTTGCCAGTGAGTGCGGACCAGGAAGCCCCTCTCACGCCCAACGATCTCCTCAAGGGAGCAGCTTGCCCACCGGATACCCCCGGCCTGGATGGAGGCCTCGTCAAGGAAGGAGCTACGCGGAAGCAGTGGCGCGTGGCAAGGATGTTGAGGGACcgattctggaggaggtgggtcTTGGAGTACCTACCCACGCTGACACGGAGAGAGAAGTGGTGCCGCAGAGAGAAGCCGATCCAACGAGGAGACATCGTCTTCGTTTGCGATCCAGCCATTCCGCGTCGAGACTGGCGGAAAGGCGTCGTGGAGGAGACCTTTGCTGGAACGGATGGTGAGGTCAGACGAGCCCGCGTTAGGATCATGGATGGGGATCGGACCCGCTGGATAATGCGCCCCGCTTCAAAGTTGGCGGCTTTGGATTTAAGTGAAGAAGTTCTTCACGGAGGTGGGGATGTCGCGGGtcgattatcgatagttagtatttaa
- the LOC6507431 gene encoding differentially expressed in FDCP 8 homolog, which produces MSSWRESLTSIPGSVAQFINESASSYLHQQPSTVGRADSDGGGSEESGPQGEYRALPIPASLVREQWRLIFTSDANIQDLQEAIAHCKDLVLLSEELSEERRWLVRHLVDLRYSLQQLEEAQEAHQSLPSDIVVMDAIRAVVGHHFVPHHPHHGKRSRLQVATKRNYCDHCTAIIWSVVQASYVCSDCGYLVHQKCIDSVKRVCAHVLVSERQHPVSEICPEIGLASQGYKCSECGTPLNLKSSWIEPRLCDYSGLYFCPRCHWGDTTFIPARVIHNWDFSPRRVSRTALQEIRLFLNKPLIRLEEDNPKLFVFVEKLCTVKKLRQNLVHMRHYLAACRMATEQKLVDQQLGGRRHLAQSNEFYSLSDLSQVETGALAEFLQAVFKAFDEHIRSCPMCLAQAYICEICSNNEVIFPFDDGCIKCDQCNSIFHRVCLTRKNMICPKCTRIQERRLQLDRMRSAEEDEDATDDEGTKAE; this is translated from the coding sequence ATGAGCTCCTGGCGCGAGAGCCTGACCAGCATTCCGGGCTCCGTGGCGCAGTTCATCAACGAGAGCGCCAGCAGCTACCTCCACCAGCAACCATCAACAGTTGGCCGAGCTGACTCCGATGGCGGTGGCTCCGAGGAGAGCGGACCCCAGGGGGAGTACCGGGCGCTGCCCATTCCCGCCTCACTGGTGCGGGAGCAGTGGAGGCTGATCTTCACCAGCGATGCCAACATCCAAGACCTGCAAGAGGCTATTGCGCACTGCAAAGATCTGGTCCTGCTCAGCGAGGAGCTGAGCGAGGAACGGCGGTGGCTGGTCCGGCACTTGGTGGACCTGCGCTACTCCCTtcagcagctggaggaggcccaAGAGGCGCACCAGTCCCTACCCTCCGACATTGTGGTCATGGACGCCATACGGGCCGTCGTCGGCCATCACTTCGTTCCCCACCATCCACACCACGGCAAGCGAAGCCGTCTGCAGGTGGCCACCAAGAGGAACTACTGCGACCACTGCACTGCCATCATATGGAGCGTGGTCCAGGCATCTTATGTCTGCAGCGACTGCGGCTACCTGGTCCACCAGAAGTGCATCGACAGTGTCAAGAGGGTGTGCGCTCATGTCCTCGTCTCGGAGCGCCAGCATCCCGTCTCCGAGATCTGCCCAGAGATTGGCTTGGCTTCTCAGGGGTACAAGTGCTCGGAGTGCGGAACGCCACTGAATCTAAAGAGCTCCTGGATCGAGCCACGGTTGTGCGATTATAGTGGCCTCTACTTCTGCCCCCGATGCCACTGGGGAGACACAACCTTCATCCCCGCCCGCGTCATCCACAACTGGGACTTCTCCCCGCGCCGGGTCTCGCGCACGGCCCTCCAGGAGATCCGGCTGTTCCTTAACAAGCCCCTTATCCGACTGGAGGAGGACAACCCAAAGCTCTTTGTTTTCGTGGAGAAGCTGTGTACCGTGAAGAAGCTTCGCCAGAACCTCGTGCACATGCGCCACTACCTGGCCGCCTGCAGGATGGCCACCGAACAGAAGCTAGTGGATCAGCAACTGGGCGGCAGACGGCACCTAGCCCAGTCCAATGAATTTTACTCCCTGAGCGACCTGAGCCAGGTGGAGACCGGAGCTCTGGCGGAGTTCCTGCAGGCCGTGTTCAAGGCGTTTGACGAGCACATCAGGTCCTGCCCCATGTGCCTGGCGCAGGCCTACATCTGTGAGATTTGCAGCAACAACGAGGTGATATTCCCCTTCGACGACGGCTGCATCAAATGCGACCAGTGCAACTCCATCTTCCACCGGGTCTGCCTGACGCGCAAGAATATGATTTGCCCCAAATGCACTCGCATCCAGGAGCGGCGCCTCCAGCTGGACCGCATGAGGAGCGCGGAGGAGGACGAAGACGCCACCGACGATGAAGGGACTAAAGCAGAATAA